One segment of Kryptolebias marmoratus isolate JLee-2015 linkage group LG23, ASM164957v2, whole genome shotgun sequence DNA contains the following:
- the LOC108246385 gene encoding SLIT and NTRK-like protein 1 yields the protein MLLWVVLLNAALCVASGNVTRDVCKERICSCGDVEGDLHIDCEKRGFGTLRHLAGPSSQFYHLLLHGNSLSRLFPNEFANFYNAVSLHLENNGLHDIVPGAFLGLQLVKRLHINNNKIRSFKKSTFLGLDDLEYLQADFNLLRDVDPAVFRDLNKLEVLILNDNLISALPLNVFQHVPITHLDLRGNRIKTLPYEGILEQIPNIAEVLLEDNPWDCNCELVSLKEWLDNIPRNALIGRVVCEAPTRLQGSDLNETSETELCPSQSGGPDTSLAAPPTQEETVERARPDPTPFRDAPAAPRGPKSPSKSRENWQLKTKPTPVVNGDGEQPHNLTCPQPCGCKLVGSRQGLGVNCEGKKMESLAGLKPKPLSAHELNMRNNNIHAVKKNQLLGYASLNLLDLGGNNIKVIDNGTFQNQSELRWLYLDKNYLDTLVAEMFAGLVNLEYLSLEYNDIQQVTAGAFSPMPNLRVLFLNNNLLKSLPVDAFLGISLSKISLHNNYFPYLPVAGVLDQLSSIIQIDLHGNPWDCSCHIVPFKQWTEKLGADVIVSDLKCESPEEFWKRDFRHVRNDLLCPRLRELTPPTAPPKNATFAQDAGGGGGGGGGTRSNSYLEPNRVSISVLVPGLLLVFVTSAFTVVGMLVFILRNRKRSKRREGNSSASEINSLQTVCDSSYWHSGPYHADGGAHRVFDCSAHLSVTNDA from the coding sequence ATGCTGCTCTGGGTCGTCCTGCTGAATGCGGCTCTTTGTGTTGCCAGCGGAAATGTCACGAGGGACGTGTGTAAGGAGCGGATCTGCTCGTGCGGCGACGTGGAGGGCGACCTGCACATCGACTGCGAGAAGAGGGGCTTCGGCACGCTGCGGCACCTCGCGGGTCCCAGCTCGCAGTTCTACCACCTGCTCCTGCACGGCAACTCGCTCTCCAGGCTCTTCCCCAACGAGTTCGCCAACTTCTACAACGCCGTGAGCCTGCACCTGGAGAACAACGGCCTGCATGACATCGTGCCCGGAGCCTTCCTGGGGCTGCAGCTGGTCAAGCGGCtgcacatcaacaacaacaagatcCGCTCGTTCAAGAAGAGCACCTTCCTGGGCTTGGATGATCTGGAGTACCTCCAAGCCGACTTTAACCTGCTGAGGGATGTCGACCCGGCCGTGTTCAGGGACCTGAACAAGCTGGAGGTGCTGATTCTGAACGACAACCTGATCAGCGCGCTGCCCCTCAACGTGTTCCAGCATGTGCCCATTACGCACCTGGACCTGAGGGGGAACCGGATCAAAACGCTGCCTTACGAGGGGATTCTGGAACAGATACCGAACATCGCGGAGGTCCTGCTGGAGGACAACCCGTGGGACTGCAACTGCGAGCTGGTGTCTCTGAAAGAATGGCTGGACAACATACCGCGCAACGCGCTCATCGGCAGGGTGGTCTGCGAGGCCCCCACCCGGCTGCAGGGCAGCGACCTGAACGAGACGTCAGAGACGGAGCTGTGCCCCTCGCAGAGCGGCGGCCCGGACACCAGCCTGGCGGCCCCTCCCACGCAGGAGGAGACCGTCGAGAGGGCCCGGCCCGACCCCACGCCTTTCAGAGACGCCCCCGCCGCCCCCCGCGGGCCCAAAAGCCCCTCCAAGTCTCGTGAGAACTGGCAGCTGAAAACGAAACCCACGCCGGTGGTGAACGGCGACGGGGAGCAGCCGCACAACCTGACGTGCCCCCAGCCGTGCGGCTGCAAGCTGGTGGGCTCCCGGCAGGGGCTGGGGGTCAACTGCGAGGGCAAGAAGATGGAGAGCCTGGCCGGACTCAAACCCAAACCTCTGTCGGCCCACGAGCTCAACATGCGGAACAACAACATCCACGCAGTGAAGAAGAACCAGCTGCTGGGCTACGCCAGCCTCAACCTGCTGGATCTGGGGGGGAACAACATCAAGGTGATCGACAACGGCACGTTCCAAAACCAGAGCGAGCTCCGGTGGCTCTACTTGGATAAGAACTACCTGGATACTCTGGTGGCCGAGATGTTTGCGGGCCTGGTGAATCTGGAATACCTCAGTTTGGAATACAACGACATCCAGCAGGTGACGGCAGGTGCGTTCAGCCCCATGCCCAACCTGAGGGTTCTGTTCCTCAACAACAACCTGCTCAAGTCTTTACCCGTGGATGCTTTCCTTGGGATTTCTTTGTCCAAAATCAGCCTGCATAATAATTACTTCCCCTATCTGCCCGTGGCTGGCGTGTTGGACCAGCTCAGCTCGATCATCCAGATCGACCTGCACGGGAACCCGTGGGATTGCTCGTGCCACATCGTGCCCTTCAAGCAGTGGACGGAGAAGCTGGGGGCCGACGTGATCGTCAGCGACCTCAAGTGCGAGTCCCCCGAGGAGTTCTGGAAGCGGGACTTCCGCCACGTCCGCAACGACCTCCTGTGCCCCCGGCTGCGCGAGCTGACGCCGCCGACCGCGCCGCCCAAGAACGCCACCTTCGCCCAGGACgcgggcggcggcggcggcggcggtggcggcACGCGCTCGAACTCCTACCTGGAGCCCAACCGGGTGTCCATCTCCGTGCTGGTGCCGGGCCTGCTGCTGGTCTTCGTCACGTCGGCCTTCACCGTCGTGGGCATGCTCGTGTTCATCCTGCGCAACCGGAAGCGCTCCAAGCGGCGGGAGGGGAACTCCTCCGCGTCGGAGATCAACTCCCTGCAGACGGTGTGCGACTCGTCCTACTGGCACAGCGGGCCCTACCACGCCGACGGGGGCGCGCACCGCGTCTTCGACTGCAGCGCGCACCTCTCCGTCACCAACGACGCGTGA